A genomic segment from Rhodospirillum centenum SW encodes:
- a CDS encoding DUF488 family protein has protein sequence MQLYTIGYEGAALPGLIGVLTAAGVHTVLDVRELPLSRRAGFSKRPLAATLAEAGIGYLHLKGLGTPKEGRLANRAGRMEAFWRIVDDSLATPEAAHDLARAAAVAAEAPACLLCFEARPHDCHRLRVAELLAAGHGFAVRHLDPAAGADPAF, from the coding sequence ATGCAGCTCTACACCATAGGCTACGAGGGGGCGGCCCTGCCCGGTCTGATCGGGGTCCTGACGGCGGCAGGGGTGCACACGGTGCTGGACGTGCGCGAGCTGCCGCTGTCCCGCCGCGCCGGCTTCTCCAAGCGGCCGCTGGCCGCCACGCTGGCGGAGGCGGGCATCGGCTACCTGCACCTGAAGGGGCTGGGCACGCCGAAGGAGGGCCGCCTCGCCAACCGGGCCGGGCGGATGGAGGCGTTCTGGCGGATCGTGGACGACAGCCTCGCCACGCCCGAGGCCGCGCACGACCTTGCCCGCGCGGCGGCTGTCGCGGCCGAGGCGCCGGCCTGCCTGCTCTGTTTCGAGGCCCGGCCGCACGACTGCCACCGGCTGCGGGTGGCGGAGCTGCTGGCCGCGGGGCACGGCTTCGCGGTGCGGCATCTCGACCCTGCGGCCGGTGCGGACCCGGCGTTCTGA
- a CDS encoding M28 family metallopeptidase: MVPAAAALAEHAAITAEEMTEHVKVLASDAFEGRKPGTAGEQKSLDYITGQFRALGLEPAVGDSYLQRVPLVEVTGLSQSPLTVKGPGGEKSYDFFTQMITVSRRPEPEQALTDSEVVFVGYGIVAPEYGWNDYAGLDVRGKTVVVLVNDPGFATQDPSLFNGNAMTWYGRWPYKYEEAERQGAAGVLIVHETRAAGYPWAVVTNSWRVPKLDLVPPDGGRSRPVIQGWVQQDVAREMFSLAGQDFDALAKSAAQRGFKPVPLKLTASAAVSNKVRTFDSYNVIGKLTGSKRPDEVVLISAHWDHLGRGPAMDGDDIYNGAMDNATGVAGLIELAEAFAKGERPERTIAFLSYTAEEQGLLGSEYYAKNPVFPPARTVGGFNMDMLNPFGPMRDIVVTGAGKSELEDRLARWAADNGKVVKPEPFPERGLYYRSDHFPLAKIGVPMMFAGSGVDSIEHGEEWGRAQYNEFTRLRYHTPHDEWLPGMDLTGAVDDLRMVYDLSRDLANGTDWPSWYKGSEFRAVRETSLKEGR; encoded by the coding sequence ATGGTTCCCGCCGCAGCGGCGCTGGCCGAGCACGCGGCGATCACCGCCGAGGAGATGACGGAGCACGTCAAGGTCCTGGCGTCCGACGCGTTCGAGGGGCGCAAGCCCGGAACCGCGGGCGAGCAGAAGTCGCTGGACTACATCACCGGCCAGTTCCGCGCCCTGGGGCTGGAGCCGGCGGTCGGCGACAGCTACCTGCAACGGGTGCCGCTGGTGGAGGTCACGGGCCTCAGCCAGTCGCCGCTGACGGTCAAGGGGCCGGGCGGCGAGAAGAGCTACGATTTCTTCACCCAGATGATCACCGTCAGCCGCCGGCCGGAGCCGGAGCAGGCGCTGACCGACAGCGAGGTGGTCTTCGTCGGCTATGGCATCGTCGCGCCGGAATATGGCTGGAACGACTATGCCGGGCTGGACGTGCGCGGCAAGACGGTGGTCGTGCTGGTCAACGACCCCGGTTTCGCCACGCAGGACCCGAGCCTTTTCAACGGCAATGCCATGACCTGGTACGGCCGCTGGCCGTACAAGTACGAGGAGGCCGAGCGCCAGGGCGCGGCGGGCGTGCTGATCGTGCATGAGACCCGGGCGGCGGGCTACCCCTGGGCCGTGGTGACCAATTCCTGGCGCGTGCCGAAGCTGGACCTGGTGCCGCCCGACGGCGGCAGGTCGCGCCCGGTGATCCAGGGCTGGGTGCAGCAGGACGTGGCGCGGGAGATGTTCTCGCTCGCCGGGCAGGATTTCGACGCCCTGGCGAAATCCGCGGCGCAGCGCGGTTTCAAGCCGGTGCCGCTCAAGCTCACCGCCTCGGCCGCGGTCAGCAACAAGGTCCGCACCTTCGACAGCTACAACGTCATCGGCAAGCTGACCGGCAGCAAGCGGCCCGACGAAGTGGTGCTGATCTCCGCCCACTGGGACCATCTGGGCCGCGGCCCGGCGATGGACGGGGATGACATCTACAACGGCGCCATGGACAATGCGACGGGCGTCGCCGGCCTGATCGAACTGGCCGAGGCGTTCGCCAAGGGCGAGCGGCCGGAGCGGACCATCGCCTTCCTCTCCTACACGGCGGAGGAGCAGGGGCTGCTGGGTTCCGAATACTACGCGAAGAACCCGGTCTTCCCGCCTGCCCGCACGGTCGGCGGCTTCAACATGGACATGCTGAATCCGTTCGGTCCGATGCGCGACATCGTCGTGACCGGCGCCGGCAAGTCGGAGCTTGAGGACCGTCTGGCCCGCTGGGCCGCGGACAACGGCAAGGTCGTGAAGCCGGAGCCCTTCCCCGAGCGCGGCCTCTACTACCGGTCCGACCATTTCCCGCTGGCCAAGATCGGCGTCCCGATGATGTTCGCCGGGTCCGGCGTGGACAGCATCGAGCACGGCGAGGAATGGGGCCGGGCGCAGTACAACGAGTTCACCCGCCTGCGCTACCACACCCCGCACGACGAATGGCTGCCGGGCATGGACCTGACCGGGGCGGTGGACGATCTGCGGATGGTCTACGATCTGAGCCGCGACCTCGCCAACGGCACCGACTGGCCGTCCTGGTACAAGGGGTCGGAGTTCCGCGCCGTGCGCGAGACGTCCCTGAAGGAAGGACGCTGA
- a CDS encoding M28 family metallopeptidase, which translates to MLLGTALTLVPAGWALAQHAAITAEDLTEHVKVLSADAFEGRKPGTAGEQKTLDYITAQFRALGLEPAVGDSYLQRVPMVEFAGVSRSPLTVKGPDGAKSYDFVTRMVTVSRRPEPEQALTDSEVVFVGYGIVAPEYGWNDYAGLDVRGKTVVVLVNDPGFATQDPALFNGNAMTWYGRWPYKYEEAERQGAAGVLIVHETKAAGYPWTVVVNSWSVPKLDLVPPDGGKSRPVIQGWVQQDVAREMFSLAGQDFDALAKSAAQRGFKPVPLKLTASAAVTNKVRTFDSYNVVAKLTGSKRPDEVVLVGGHWDHLGRGPAMDGDDIYNGAMDNASGIAGLIEMAEAYVKGKRPERTIAFIAYTAEEQGLLGSEYYAMNPVFPPSRTVAGFNLDGLNPFGPMRDVVVTGAGKSELEDLLARWAADNGKVVKPEPFPERGGYYRSDHFPLAKIGIPTLSAGAGMDSVAHGEAWGRAQAEEFTRLRYHTPKDEWSPDMDLTGAVDDVRMVYDMSRSLTDGTGWPAWYKGAEFRAIRETSLKEGR; encoded by the coding sequence TTGCTTCTGGGAACCGCGCTCACGCTGGTTCCGGCGGGCTGGGCGCTGGCCCAGCATGCGGCCATTACCGCCGAGGACCTGACGGAGCATGTGAAGGTTCTGTCGGCCGATGCGTTCGAGGGGCGCAAGCCCGGAACCGCGGGCGAGCAGAAGACCCTGGACTACATCACCGCGCAGTTCCGCGCCCTGGGGCTGGAGCCGGCGGTCGGCGACAGCTACCTGCAACGGGTGCCGATGGTGGAGTTTGCCGGCGTCAGCCGGTCGCCGCTGACGGTGAAGGGACCGGATGGCGCGAAGAGCTACGATTTCGTCACCCGGATGGTCACCGTCAGCCGCCGGCCGGAGCCGGAGCAGGCGCTGACCGACAGCGAGGTGGTCTTCGTCGGCTATGGCATCGTCGCGCCGGAATATGGCTGGAACGACTATGCCGGTCTGGACGTGCGCGGCAAGACGGTGGTCGTGCTGGTCAACGATCCCGGCTTCGCCACGCAGGACCCGGCGCTGTTCAACGGCAACGCCATGACCTGGTACGGCCGCTGGCCGTACAAGTACGAGGAGGCCGAGCGCCAGGGCGCGGCGGGCGTGCTGATCGTGCATGAGACGAAGGCCGCGGGCTATCCCTGGACGGTCGTCGTCAATTCCTGGAGCGTGCCGAAGCTGGACCTGGTGCCGCCCGACGGCGGCAAGTCGCGCCCGGTGATCCAGGGCTGGGTGCAGCAGGACGTGGCGCGGGAGATGTTCTCGCTCGCCGGGCAGGATTTCGACGCCCTGGCGAAATCCGCGGCGCAGCGCGGTTTCAAGCCGGTGCCGCTCAAGCTCACCGCCTCGGCCGCGGTCACCAACAAGGTGCGCACCTTCGACAGCTACAACGTCGTCGCCAAGCTGACCGGCAGCAAGCGGCCCGACGAGGTGGTGCTGGTCGGCGGCCACTGGGACCATCTGGGCCGCGGCCCGGCGATGGACGGGGACGACATCTACAACGGCGCCATGGACAACGCCTCCGGCATCGCCGGCCTGATCGAGATGGCCGAAGCCTATGTCAAGGGCAAGCGGCCGGAGCGGACCATCGCCTTCATCGCCTACACGGCGGAGGAGCAGGGGCTGCTGGGCTCCGAATACTATGCCATGAACCCCGTCTTCCCGCCGTCGCGCACCGTGGCCGGGTTCAATCTGGACGGGCTGAACCCGTTCGGTCCGATGCGCGACGTGGTCGTGACCGGCGCCGGCAAGTCGGAGCTGGAGGATCTGCTGGCCCGCTGGGCCGCGGACAACGGCAAGGTCGTGAAGCCGGAACCCTTCCCCGAGCGGGGCGGCTACTACCGCTCCGACCACTTCCCGCTGGCCAAGATCGGCATTCCGACCCTGTCGGCCGGGGCTGGCATGGACAGCGTGGCGCACGGCGAGGCGTGGGGCCGGGCCCAGGCCGAGGAGTTCACCCGCCTGCGCTACCACACCCCGAAAGACGAATGGTCGCCTGACATGGACCTGACCGGCGCGGTGGACGACGTGCGGATGGTCTACGACATGAGCCGCAGTCTGACCGACGGGACCGGCTGGCCGGCCTGGTACAAGGGCGCGGAGTTCCGTGCCATCCGCGAGACGTCCCTGAAGGAAGGGCGCTGA
- the rpmI gene encoding 50S ribosomal protein L35, whose product MPKLKNHSGSKKRFKFTASGLVKAQAAGKRHGMSKRPQKMKRNARGTFVMFKADGEKIAENFLRVK is encoded by the coding sequence ATGCCCAAGCTGAAGAACCATTCGGGCTCGAAGAAGCGGTTCAAGTTCACCGCCTCGGGTCTCGTCAAGGCGCAGGCCGCCGGCAAGCGCCACGGCATGAGCAAGCGGCCCCAGAAGATGAAGCGGAACGCCCGCGGCACCTTCGTGATGTTCAAGGCCGATGGCGAGAAGATCGCCGAGAATTTCCTGCGGGTTAAGTGA
- the rplT gene encoding 50S ribosomal protein L20 translates to MARVKRGVTTHARHKKVLKLAKGYRGRSSKCYRIALERVEKALRYAYRDRRNRKRDFRGLWIQRINAGARLHGLTYSKFMHGLKRAGIEVDRKVLSDIAAREPESFKALVEQAQKALAA, encoded by the coding sequence ATGGCTCGCGTCAAGCGGGGCGTGACCACTCACGCCCGTCACAAGAAGGTCCTGAAGCTCGCCAAGGGCTACCGGGGCCGCAGCTCGAAGTGCTACCGGATCGCGCTGGAGCGGGTCGAGAAGGCGTTGCGGTACGCCTACCGCGACCGCCGCAACAGGAAGCGCGACTTCCGCGGTCTCTGGATCCAGCGCATCAACGCCGGTGCGCGCCTGCACGGCCTGACCTACAGCAAGTTCATGCATGGCCTGAAGCGGGCCGGCATCGAGGTGGACCGCAAGGTCCTCTCCGACATCGCCGCGCGCGAGCCGGAGAGCTTCAAGGCCCTGGTCGAGCAGGCCCAGAAGGCCCTGGCCGCCTGA
- a CDS encoding Uma2 family endonuclease: MPGHAADRGLTLTEFLAHEGEPDLRYELVGGKLRAMAPPSGEHGRIMLRLGRRLLERLPPPCQPTGQAGILLPGRDDTFYEADIAVSCAPQPAGSPWVVDPVLVVEILSPSTKAHDRGQKVPDYMTIPGLREILLIDAERRHVQLVSRVPEGWLTRDVIGDGQVPLATVPGGITLDEIYGPA; encoded by the coding sequence ATGCCGGGACACGCCGCCGACCGGGGCCTTACGCTGACGGAGTTCCTCGCCCACGAGGGCGAGCCCGACCTGCGCTACGAACTGGTCGGCGGCAAGCTCCGGGCCATGGCGCCGCCTTCGGGCGAGCATGGCCGCATCATGCTCCGCCTCGGCCGCCGCCTGCTGGAGCGGCTGCCGCCGCCCTGCCAGCCGACCGGACAGGCCGGCATCCTGCTGCCCGGACGGGACGACACCTTCTACGAGGCGGACATCGCCGTCTCCTGCGCGCCGCAGCCCGCGGGATCGCCCTGGGTGGTGGACCCGGTGCTGGTGGTGGAGATTCTCTCCCCCTCGACCAAGGCGCATGACCGCGGACAGAAGGTGCCGGACTACATGACGATCCCCGGCCTGCGCGAAATCCTGCTGATCGACGCCGAGCGCCGTCATGTCCAGCTTGTCTCCCGCGTGCCGGAGGGCTGGCTGACCCGCGATGTCATCGGTGACGGGCAGGTGCCGCTCGCCACGGTCCCCGGCGGGATCACCCTGGATGAGATCTACGGGCCGGCGTGA
- the pheS gene encoding phenylalanine--tRNA ligase subunit alpha encodes MTALAELTADLLAAVEAAPDLPALEEARVAALGKKGRITAMMGDMRSLTPEERKERGQQLNALKDRVAEAIEARRTVLKKEALAQRLEAERIDVTLPVRPEAEGRIHPISQTIDEIIAIFASMGFTVAEGPDIESDFHNFTALNIPPEHPARQMHDTFYLPPAGDGAARVLRTHTSPVQIRTMLQEKPPIRIIAPGRTYRSDYDQTHTPMFHQVEALVIGEDINMGHLKGCILEFARAFFQVDDLPVRFRPSFFPFTEPSAEVDIGCSRKGGELKIGNHGDWLEIMGSGMVHPKVLENCGLDPARWQGFAFGMGIERIAMLKYGIPDLRTFFEADLRWLKHYGFVPLDMPNLAQGLTR; translated from the coding sequence ATGACCGCCCTCGCCGAACTCACCGCCGACCTGCTCGCCGCCGTGGAGGCGGCCCCCGACCTGCCCGCCCTGGAAGAGGCGCGGGTGGCGGCGCTGGGCAAGAAGGGCCGCATCACCGCCATGATGGGCGACATGCGCAGCCTCACCCCGGAGGAGCGCAAGGAGCGCGGCCAGCAGCTCAACGCGCTGAAGGACCGGGTGGCCGAGGCGATCGAGGCCCGCCGCACCGTGCTGAAGAAAGAGGCGCTGGCGCAGCGGCTGGAGGCGGAGCGGATCGATGTCACCCTGCCCGTCCGGCCGGAGGCCGAGGGCCGCATCCACCCGATCAGCCAGACCATCGACGAGATCATCGCCATCTTCGCCTCGATGGGATTCACGGTGGCGGAAGGCCCGGACATCGAGAGTGATTTCCACAACTTCACGGCCCTGAACATCCCGCCGGAGCATCCCGCCCGGCAGATGCACGACACCTTCTACCTGCCGCCGGCCGGCGACGGCGCGGCGCGGGTGCTGCGCACCCACACGAGCCCGGTGCAGATCCGCACCATGCTCCAGGAGAAGCCGCCGATCCGCATCATCGCGCCGGGCCGCACCTACCGCTCCGACTACGACCAGACCCACACCCCGATGTTCCATCAGGTGGAGGCGCTGGTGATCGGGGAGGACATCAACATGGGCCACCTCAAGGGCTGCATCCTGGAGTTCGCCCGCGCCTTCTTCCAGGTGGACGATCTGCCGGTGCGTTTCCGCCCCAGCTTCTTCCCCTTCACGGAGCCGAGCGCCGAGGTGGACATCGGCTGCTCGCGCAAGGGCGGGGAGCTGAAGATCGGCAACCACGGCGACTGGCTGGAGATCATGGGCTCCGGCATGGTCCACCCGAAGGTGCTGGAGAACTGCGGCCTGGACCCGGCGCGCTGGCAGGGCTTCGCCTTCGGCATGGGGATCGAGCGCATCGCCATGCTGAAATACGGCATCCCCGACCTGCGCACCTTCTTCGAGGCCGACCTGCGCTGGCTGAAGCACTACGGCTTCGTGCCGCTGGACATGCCCAACCTGGCCCAGGGCCTGACGCGCTGA
- a CDS encoding ribbon-helix-helix protein, CopG family protein — protein MAHPVSVRLDDAVQAILEDAARDRGVGLSTYLRELAETEAKRVRRERIRAQSRAVAEHIARSDDAADFVRDWTSPTPPERRS, from the coding sequence ATGGCCCATCCGGTATCCGTCCGCCTGGACGACGCGGTCCAGGCCATCCTGGAGGATGCGGCGCGGGACCGCGGCGTCGGCCTCTCCACCTATCTGCGCGAACTGGCGGAGACGGAGGCGAAGCGGGTCCGGCGCGAGCGCATCCGCGCCCAGAGCCGGGCGGTGGCCGAGCACATCGCCCGCTCCGACGACGCCGCGGACTTCGTCCGCGACTGGACCAGCCCGACTCCGCCGGAGCGCCGGTCGTGA
- a CDS encoding type II toxin-antitoxin system PemK/MazF family toxin, which translates to MTLSPGQIVLVDWRDALPKEPNRRRPAIVVEDADLFDPAYPNVILVPLTDDPGLAIPDLCVDIQPSAENGCSKPCFALAHHVTTTSKHRITVTGSHVSASQLSQIRHRIALAIGLD; encoded by the coding sequence GTGACCCTGTCGCCCGGACAGATCGTCCTGGTGGACTGGCGCGATGCCCTGCCGAAGGAACCGAACAGGCGCCGCCCCGCCATCGTGGTGGAGGACGCCGACCTGTTCGATCCCGCCTATCCGAACGTCATCCTGGTACCGCTGACGGACGATCCCGGGCTTGCCATCCCCGATCTCTGTGTGGACATTCAGCCCAGTGCGGAGAACGGGTGCAGCAAGCCCTGCTTCGCCCTGGCGCACCATGTCACCACCACGTCGAAGCACCGCATCACGGTCACCGGCTCCCACGTCAGCGCATCCCAGCTTTCGCAGATCCGCCATCGCATCGCCCTGGCGATCGGTCTTGACTGA
- the pheT gene encoding phenylalanine--tRNA ligase subunit beta yields the protein MKFTLSWLKAHLDTDAPLDTILEKLTALGLEVEGVEDPGRALAAFRIAHVVSAEKHPDADKLKLCRVDAGTGALIQVVCGAPNARTGMKSVFALPGTVIPVTGKALEVGTIRGVESRGMLCSERELLLSDAHEGIIDLPADAPVGMGYADWRGLNDPVIEIALTPDRVDCAGVRGIARDLAAAGLGRLKPLAAAAVPGRFPAPVAVRLETPGCRQFAARLIRGVRNGPSPRWLQDRLLAVGLRPISALVDITNFFSLDQVRPLHVFDAAKLSGGLVVRPTAEGDRFLALNGKEYVTPAGLIGIYDDGLQGDGALVSLAGVMGGETTGVTEATTDVLLEVALFEPTLVAEAGRRLGIDSDARYRFERGVDPASVLPAVEQATAMILELCGGEPGETFLAGAEPDWRRTLTLRPSRVGHLGGVDVPEEEQVRILEALGFQVTREKDFGPAGRLVCQPPSWRLDVHGEADLVEEVLRVHGFEHIPATPLPREAGTPKPALAAGQRRTANARRALAGRGLLEAVTWSFVSPAHAGLFGQVPDGLKLLNPISADLAVMRPSALIGLLQAAGRNAAKGFPDVGLFELGAAFRDGSEKGQDLVAAGVRAGAAVPRNWAKGERPVDAFDAKADALAALEAAGAPVANLQVTRDAPDWYHPGRSGCLRLGAAVLARFGEIHPAVLEAMEVTGPVVGFEVFLEAVPQPKKKPGTAKPLLELPPFQPLERDFAFVVDQAVEADRLVRAAKGADKALITRVQVFDVYQGQGVEPGRKSVALSVTLQPVEKTLTDAEIEAVAGKVVAAVTKATGAALRG from the coding sequence ATGAAATTCACCCTCTCCTGGCTGAAGGCGCACCTGGACACGGACGCGCCCTTGGACACCATCCTCGAGAAGCTCACCGCCCTCGGCCTGGAGGTGGAGGGGGTGGAGGACCCCGGCCGGGCGCTGGCGGCCTTCCGCATCGCGCATGTCGTCTCGGCGGAGAAGCATCCCGACGCCGACAAGCTGAAGCTCTGCCGGGTGGATGCCGGCACCGGCGCGCTGATCCAGGTGGTCTGCGGCGCGCCCAACGCGCGCACCGGGATGAAGAGCGTCTTCGCCCTGCCCGGCACGGTGATCCCGGTCACCGGCAAGGCGCTGGAGGTCGGCACCATCCGCGGGGTGGAGAGCCGGGGCATGCTCTGCTCCGAGCGCGAGCTGCTGCTGTCCGACGCGCATGAGGGCATCATCGACCTGCCGGCGGACGCGCCCGTGGGCATGGGCTATGCCGACTGGCGCGGGCTGAACGATCCGGTGATCGAGATCGCCCTGACGCCGGACCGGGTGGACTGCGCCGGGGTCCGCGGCATCGCCCGCGATCTGGCCGCCGCCGGGCTGGGTCGGCTGAAGCCGCTGGCCGCCGCCGCGGTGCCGGGCCGCTTCCCCGCCCCCGTCGCCGTCCGGCTGGAGACGCCGGGCTGCCGCCAGTTCGCCGCGCGCCTGATCCGCGGCGTCCGCAACGGCCCCTCGCCGCGCTGGTTGCAGGACCGGCTGCTGGCCGTGGGGCTGCGCCCGATCTCCGCCCTGGTGGACATCACCAACTTCTTCTCCCTGGACCAGGTGCGCCCGCTGCACGTCTTCGACGCCGCGAAGCTGTCGGGCGGGCTGGTGGTGCGCCCGACGGCGGAGGGCGACCGCTTCCTGGCCCTGAACGGCAAGGAGTACGTCACGCCCGCCGGGCTGATCGGCATCTATGACGACGGGCTCCAGGGCGACGGCGCCCTGGTCTCGCTCGCCGGCGTCATGGGCGGCGAGACGACGGGCGTCACCGAGGCGACGACCGACGTGCTGCTGGAGGTCGCCCTGTTCGAGCCGACCCTGGTGGCCGAGGCCGGCCGCCGCCTGGGCATCGACAGCGACGCCCGCTACCGCTTCGAGCGCGGCGTGGACCCGGCCTCGGTGCTGCCGGCGGTGGAGCAGGCCACGGCCATGATCCTGGAACTGTGCGGCGGCGAGCCGGGCGAGACCTTCCTGGCCGGCGCCGAGCCGGACTGGCGCCGCACCCTGACGCTCCGCCCGTCGCGCGTGGGCCATCTGGGCGGCGTGGACGTGCCGGAGGAGGAGCAGGTCCGCATCCTGGAGGCGCTGGGCTTCCAGGTCACCCGCGAGAAGGATTTCGGCCCCGCCGGCCGGCTGGTCTGCCAGCCGCCGTCCTGGCGCCTGGATGTCCATGGCGAGGCCGATCTGGTGGAGGAGGTGCTGCGCGTCCACGGCTTCGAGCACATCCCGGCGACGCCCCTGCCGCGCGAGGCGGGCACGCCGAAGCCGGCGCTCGCCGCCGGCCAGCGCCGCACCGCCAATGCCCGCCGGGCGCTGGCCGGGCGCGGCCTGCTGGAGGCGGTGACCTGGAGCTTCGTCTCCCCCGCCCATGCCGGCCTGTTCGGGCAGGTGCCGGACGGCCTGAAGCTGCTGAACCCGATCAGCGCCGACCTCGCCGTGATGCGGCCCTCGGCCCTGATCGGGCTGTTGCAGGCGGCCGGCCGCAACGCCGCCAAGGGTTTCCCCGACGTCGGCCTGTTCGAGCTGGGTGCCGCCTTCCGCGACGGCAGCGAGAAGGGGCAGGATCTGGTGGCCGCCGGCGTGCGCGCCGGGGCCGCGGTGCCGCGCAACTGGGCCAAGGGCGAGCGCCCGGTGGACGCCTTCGACGCCAAGGCCGACGCGCTGGCGGCGCTGGAGGCGGCGGGGGCGCCGGTCGCCAACCTCCAGGTCACGCGGGACGCGCCGGACTGGTACCACCCCGGCCGGTCGGGCTGCCTGCGCCTGGGGGCCGCGGTGCTGGCCCGCTTCGGCGAGATCCATCCCGCCGTGCTGGAGGCGATGGAGGTGACGGGCCCGGTGGTCGGCTTCGAGGTGTTCCTGGAGGCCGTGCCCCAGCCCAAGAAGAAGCCCGGCACGGCGAAGCCGCTGCTGGAGCTGCCGCCCTTCCAGCCGCTGGAGCGCGACTTCGCCTTCGTCGTCGATCAGGCGGTGGAGGCGGACCGGCTGGTGCGCGCCGCCAAGGGCGCGGACAAGGCACTGATCACGCGGGTGCAGGTGTTCGACGTCTACCAGGGCCAGGGCGTGGAGCCCGGCCGCAAGTCCGTCGCCCTGTCGGTCACGCTCCAGCCGGTGGAGAAGACCCTGACCGACGCGGAGATCGAGGCGGTGGCGGGCAAGGTCGTCGCCGCCGTGACCAAGGCGACCGGGGCCGCCCTGAGGGGCTGA
- a CDS encoding methyl-accepting chemotaxis protein, translating to MRFRDLPTVQKLLVPLVLMGLLTLAVSAYALAQMRTVGTEYQELVDREAAAIQTILRANQMAEQIGRVSFTLVAESDSFILEGLKDELDLKAATLSGLLAQATTLAPDFANDLALVDRDFVAMEETIEKARQTALTGKVEEAGRLLVDFVDPRLTDGLDRLEGVTRELDARLEAGTAMAARRYDRALWVTLAVGLAGTVLFMALAVWMAVANVSRPLQRIVAIMTRLAGGDLSVRVEGDDRRDEIGATAKAVRVFQQSMLDAARLREEQTALEARTEAEKRTARGRLADEFESAMQAVVEGIAGSARHLRETAEGLSAVAAETNDQTAAVAGAAEQAAGNVNTVAAAAEELSSSIREIARRVAESAAIADSAVSEAERSNATVAGLVDASRRIGEVVKLINDIASQTNLLALNATIEAARAGEAGKGFAVVAGEVKNLATQTAKATEEIGSQIADMQAAAGSAADAIRGVGGTIGRISEIVTTIASAVEQQGAATQEIASSVAQAAAGTSDVSSTIGDVTRAAARTGTLAGDVLGAAQTLVADADRLRRDVSGFASRVRVG from the coding sequence ATGCGGTTCCGCGATCTGCCTACCGTCCAGAAGCTGCTCGTTCCCCTGGTGCTGATGGGGTTGCTCACCCTTGCCGTCTCGGCCTACGCCCTGGCGCAGATGCGGACCGTGGGCACCGAGTACCAGGAATTGGTGGACCGCGAGGCGGCGGCGATCCAGACGATCCTGCGCGCCAACCAGATGGCCGAGCAGATCGGCCGGGTCTCCTTCACCCTGGTGGCGGAGTCGGACAGCTTCATCCTGGAGGGGCTGAAGGACGAGCTGGATCTGAAGGCCGCCACCCTGAGCGGACTGCTGGCCCAGGCCACCACGCTGGCGCCGGATTTCGCCAACGACCTGGCCCTGGTGGACCGCGACTTCGTGGCCATGGAGGAGACCATCGAGAAGGCGCGGCAGACGGCCCTGACCGGCAAGGTCGAGGAGGCCGGGCGCCTGTTGGTGGACTTCGTCGATCCGCGCCTGACCGACGGGCTGGACCGGCTGGAGGGCGTCACCAGGGAGCTGGACGCGCGGCTGGAGGCGGGAACGGCCATGGCGGCCCGGCGCTACGACCGGGCGCTCTGGGTGACCCTGGCGGTCGGGCTGGCCGGCACCGTCCTGTTCATGGCGCTGGCCGTCTGGATGGCGGTGGCGAACGTCTCCCGCCCGTTGCAGCGGATCGTCGCCATCATGACCCGGCTGGCCGGCGGCGACCTGTCCGTGCGGGTCGAAGGCGACGACCGCCGCGACGAGATCGGCGCCACCGCCAAGGCCGTGCGGGTGTTCCAGCAGTCCATGCTGGACGCGGCCCGCCTGCGCGAGGAACAGACCGCGCTGGAGGCCCGGACGGAGGCCGAGAAGCGCACCGCCCGCGGCCGGCTGGCCGACGAGTTCGAGAGCGCCATGCAGGCGGTGGTGGAGGGCATCGCCGGGTCCGCCCGGCACCTGCGCGAGACGGCGGAGGGGCTGTCCGCCGTGGCGGCGGAGACCAACGACCAGACCGCGGCCGTCGCGGGCGCCGCCGAGCAGGCGGCCGGCAACGTCAACACCGTGGCCGCCGCCGCGGAGGAACTGTCCAGCTCGATCCGGGAGATCGCCCGCCGCGTGGCGGAGAGCGCCGCCATCGCGGATTCGGCCGTGTCGGAGGCCGAACGCTCCAACGCCACCGTCGCCGGGCTGGTGGACGCCTCCCGCCGGATCGGGGAGGTGGTGAAGCTGATCAACGACATCGCCAGCCAGACCAACCTGCTGGCGCTGAACGCGACGATCGAGGCCGCCCGTGCCGGGGAGGCGGGCAAGGGCTTCGCCGTCGTCGCCGGGGAGGTGAAGAATCTCGCCACCCAGACGGCCAAGGCGACGGAGGAGATCGGCAGCCAGATCGCCGACATGCAGGCCGCCGCCGGCAGCGCCGCGGACGCCATCCGCGGTGTCGGCGGCACCATCGGCCGGATCAGCGAGATCGTCACCACCATCGCCTCCGCCGTCGAACAGCAGGGGGCGGCAACGCAGGAGATCGCCAGCAGCGTCGCCCAGGCCGCCGCCGGCACCAGCGACGTCAGCAGCACCATCGGCGACGTCACCCGCGCCGCGGCCCGCACCGGCACCCTGGCCGGCGACGTGCTGGGGGCCGCGCAGACGCTGGTGGCCGACGCCGACCGGCTGCGCCGCGACGTGTCCGGCTTCGCCTCCCGGGTACGGGTCGGCTGA